Proteins encoded within one genomic window of Oryza brachyantha chromosome 7, ObraRS2, whole genome shotgun sequence:
- the LOC102709188 gene encoding L-type lectin-domain containing receptor kinase IX.1: MRSRTKAACLFALYFSLSLEIAHVSPLSFKLNFTESNHNGSATVQFQEDAFYNKAVKLTKDELNGKITQSVGRAVYTDPVPLWDSTTGQLANFTTRFTFKLYAPTNDSSYGEGLAFFLSSYPSVVPNSSIDGYLGLFNNSNDQNNPLNQIVAVEFDSHKNTWDPDGNHVGINIHSIVSVANVTWKSSINDGRIANAWVTYHANSKNLSVFLSYQDNPQFSGNSSLSYSVDLREYLTDKVAIGFSASTGKFVELHQILYWEFDSTDVHLMKTGKTKAILVISLSTSASAVVCSMGLVYFFLHFRTVRRIRRSREKEEEKLDCDESIDSEFEKGRGPRRFRYNELIAATNNFAEERKLGEGGFGAVYQGFLKDQNIEIAIKRVAKGSTQGRKEYISEVKIISRLRHRNLVQLVGWCHENGEFLLVYEFMPNRSLDKHLYDSGNLFAWPLRFKITIGVASALLYLHEEWEQCVVHRDIKPSNVMLDSGFTAKLGDFGLARLVDHDRGLQTTVLAGTMGYMAPECVTSGKASKESDVYSFGILALEIACGRRPVVPKEDHDKISLVQWVWDLYGRNELLNAVDRRFDGEFDEREVVSLMVVGLWCAHPDYNLRPSIHQVISVLKFEAPLPDLPPKMPVAMYFAPPISLCRFSYSSNGMLKELERPNGYGTTSSSSATNDSCAPPSVRLPEVGY; encoded by the coding sequence CtacttctccctctccctggAAATTGCCCATGTGAGTCCTCTGTCCTTCAAGTTGAACTTCACCGAATCAAATCATAATGGATCAGCCACAGTTCAGTTTCAGGAGGATGCTTTCTACAACAAAGCAGTCAAGCTCACCAAGGATGAGTTGAATGGAAAAATCACTCAGAGTGTAGGCCGAGCAGTCTACACCGATCCAGTGCCTCTCTGGGACAGCACCACTGGTCAGTTAGCCAACTTCACAACCCGCTTCACATTCAAGTTATATGCACCCACGAACGACAGTTCGTACGGTGAAGGACTAGCCTTCTTCCTCTCATCATACCCTTCTGTGGTCCCCAATAGCTCAATAGATGGTTATCTTGGCCTCTTCAACAATAGCAATGATCAGAACAATCCACTCAACCAGATTGTGGCTGTTGAGTTTGACAGCCACAAGAACACATGGGATCCAGATGGCAACCATGTAGGCATCAACATCCACTCAATTGTATCTGTAGCAAATGTGACATGGAAAAGCAGTATCAACGATGGTCGGATAGCCAATGCTTGGGTAACTTACCATGCAAATTCAAAGAACTTGAGTGTTTTCTTGTCATATCAGGACAACCCACAATTCAGTGGTAACTCCAGCCTATCGTATTCGGTTGATCTCAGGGAATATCTCACAGACAAGGTGGCCATCGGATTTTCTGCTTCTACAGGTAAATTTGTAGAGCTGCATCAGATTCTTTACTGGGAATTTGATTCTACAGATGTGCACCTGATGAAGACTGGGAAAACAAAAGCTATATTGGTCATAAGCTTGTCTACCAGCGCTAGTGCTGTTGTTTGCTCTATGGGCTTGGTTTACTTCTTTCTACATTTTAGAACAGTTAGAAGGATTAGGAGGTCaagagagaaggaagaagagaagctAGATTGTGATGAGTCCATTGACAGTGAGTTTGAGAAAGGCAGGGGCCCAAGGAGATTCCGATACAATGAACTCATAGCCGCAACGAACAACTTTGCTGAGGAGAGAAAGCTTGGAGAAGGGGGTTTCGGTGCTGTGTACCAGGGTTTCTTGAAGGATCAAAACATTGAAATTGCCATAAAACGAGTAGCAAAAGGGTCGACGCAGGGGAGGAAGGAGTACATCTCTGAGGTCAAGATCATCAGCAGATTGAGGCATCGGAACCTTGTGCAACTTGTGGGGTGGTGTCATGAGAACGGGGAGTTCTTGTTAGTGTATGAGTTTATGCCAAACAGGAGCTTAGACAAACACCTCTATGACAGTGGAAACCTTTTTGCATGGCCATTGCGATTCAAGATAACCATAGGTGTTGCATCTGCCCTCCTGTATCTCCACGAGGAGTGGGAACAATGTGTTGTACACCGTGATATCAAGCCAAGCAATGTGATGCTTGATTCTGGATTCACTGCTAAGCTTGGGGACTTTGGGCTCGCACGGCTTGTGGACCATGACCGAGGCTTACAAACTACAGTGCTAGCTGGGACAATGGGTTACATGGCTCCGGAGTGTGTTACCTCTGGGAAAGCAAGCAAAGAGTCTGATGTCTACAGCTTTGGTATTCTTGCACTGGAGATTGCCTGTGGACGGAGGCCCGTAGTGCCAAAGGAAGACCATGACAAGATCAGTTTGGTTCAATGGGTTTGGGATCTTTATGGAAGAAATGAGTTACTTAATGCAGTTGATAGAAGGTTTGATGGTGAATTTGACGAGCGTGAAGTTGTTTCCTTGATGGTTGTTGGACTGTGGTGTGCACACCCAGATTATAATCTCCGGCCTTCGATTCACCAGGTCATAAGCGTACTGAAGTTTGAAGCACCATTACCAGACCTTCCACCGAAGATGCCAGTGGCAATGTATTTTGCACCACCAATTTCTCTGTGCAGATTTTCATACTCATCTAATGGGATGCTGAAGGAGCTGGAGAGGCCCAACGGTTACGGAACTACAAGCTCATCCAGTGCAACCAATGATTCTTGTGCACCTCCCTCTGTTCGGTTACCAGAGGTTGGTTACTAG
- the LOC102699800 gene encoding protein-lysine methyltransferase C42C1.13-like yields the protein MAAADPVVADTAASASTFAAISSDSESDDLHLLLPNLLPSAAAASKSDAQLLHHFHLPDLPSPVTVRTLPSLGLTFQLWPSATTLLRVLPASPHLLPPAPAPGSPLGILELGSGTGAAGLSLAAALPAHAVLSDLPAALPNLRHNADLNAPLLDARGGSVSVVPLPWGDAAAMEAVAAVSRFDLVVASDVVYYEALVDPLIETLRFFVKGEVVFVMAHMRRWKRTDKKFFAKARKVFDVEVVHEDPPLEGWRHGPVVYRFTEKKQHGKK from the coding sequence ATGGCTGCCGCCGATCCCGTCGTCGCggacaccgccgcctccgcatCCACCTTCGCCGCCATATCTTCGGACTCTGAATCCGAcgacctccacctcctcctcccgaatctcctcccttccgccgccgccgcctccaaaTCGGACGCGCAGCTGCTCCACCACTTCCACCTCCCCGACCTTCCGTCCCCTGTCACCGTCCGcaccctcccctctctcgGCCTCACCTTCCAGCTCTGGCCGTCGGCCACCACCCTCCTCCGCGTGCtgccggcctccccgcacctcctcccgcccgcgcccgccccgGGGAGCCCGCTTGGTATCCTCGAGCTCGGctccggcaccggcgccgctGGCCTCTCCCTGGCCGCGGCGCTCCCGGCCCACGCCGTCCTCTCGGATCTCCCCGCGGCGCTCCCCAACCTCCGCCACAACGCCGACCTCAACGCGCCCCTCCTGGACGCCCGCGGCGGCTCCGTCTCCGTCGTCCCGCTCCCGTGGGGCGACGCCGCGGCGATGGAGGCCGTCGCGGCCGTTTCTCGGTTCGACCTCGTCGTGGCGTCGGACGTGGTCTACTACGAGGCGTTGGTTGACCCCTTGATAGAGACGCTGCGGTTCTTCGTCAAGGGTGAGGTGGTGTTCGTGATGGCGCACATGAGGAGGTGGAAGCGCACGGACAAGAAATTCTTCGCCAAGGCGAGGAAGGTGTTCGACGTCGAGGTGGTACACGAGGACCCGCCGCTCGAAGGGTGGCGCCATGGGCCGGTGGTCTACCGCTTTACCGAGAAGAAGCAGCATGGCaagaagtga